The proteins below are encoded in one region of Haematospirillum jordaniae:
- a CDS encoding AAA family ATPase, with protein MIVVVGGIKGGSGKTTVATNLAIIRAAAGKDVLLVDADDQETSTDFTALRNESLEKGAGYTSIKLTGATVRTEIQRLANKYDDIIIDTGGRDTTSQRAALTVADTVLVPFVPRSFDVWTLERIGQLVEEMRAANPTLVAYTFLNRADPRGQDNDAAAEVLQETGALIFIDTPLGGRKAYSNAAAHGLSVVELKPADQKAVEEIMKLHRFVFDIKIASKTNQEAMEV; from the coding sequence ATGATTGTTGTGGTTGGAGGGATAAAAGGCGGGTCAGGTAAAACGACTGTTGCCACAAATCTTGCAATTATTCGTGCCGCAGCTGGTAAGGACGTGCTTCTGGTTGACGCAGATGATCAAGAGACATCGACGGACTTCACCGCTTTGCGAAATGAATCCCTGGAAAAGGGTGCAGGCTATACCAGCATCAAATTAACGGGTGCAACCGTCAGAACGGAAATCCAGAGGCTGGCCAACAAGTACGATGATATCATCATTGACACAGGCGGGAGAGACACGACAAGCCAACGCGCAGCCCTCACTGTAGCGGATACGGTGCTTGTGCCATTTGTTCCCCGTTCCTTTGATGTATGGACACTTGAGCGCATTGGGCAGCTTGTCGAAGAAATGCGGGCGGCTAATCCGACCCTTGTCGCCTATACCTTCCTGAACAGAGCCGATCCTCGTGGGCAAGATAATGATGCAGCTGCCGAGGTATTGCAGGAAACGGGGGCACTCATCTTTATTGATACGCCTCTTGGCGGGCGAAAAGCATATAGCAATGCTGCTGCTCATGGGCTTTCTGTTGTGGAGTTGAAGCCAGCAGACCAGAAGGCAGTAGAAGAAATTATGAAACTACACCGATTTGTTTTTGATATCAAAATAGCATCAAAAACAAATCAAGAAGCTATGGAGGTGTAG
- a CDS encoding M10 family metallopeptidase C-terminal domain-containing protein codes for MHGEGGDDIISGGSGDDILNGGAGHDWIWGDAGNDTLDGGAGWDLLEGGAGADTLTGGEGRDIFAYDTAKDTVGDVITDFIRGVDTLDLSQIGGLAFSEDGRRAYAVWTQRDEHGNLQVLGDIDGQAETEEISLTLNGLSDLEARDVNLGLQIKNGSLGSKKDSLEPVVIALDPTTTVVNADGSNFDDRLSGDDRDNILRGMGGDDVLEGRGGWDTLYGHTGNDTLRGEGGQDTLHGGDGNDRLYGGDDNDTLNGHTGNDVLHGDGGADTLNGDGGNDVLNGGEGEDILDGGDGEDTADYADRSGPVSIILRDGRDSKALVSGRAEDTLRNIENITGGSAGDHLTGNKGANILKGGDGDDRLLGKGGDDILEGGYGKDVIDGGDGIDTVDYSWCPGSLEITLAGAKTATVLVDGEEEDTLRNIENIIGGFGDDILTGDDKANVLTGGEGNDTLTGGGGADRFVYTLDSFGDDVILDFDAAGGDRIDLGMKTTKGTGLTWNEGGPQAWAVWMEKGDDGVVLYADLDGNPATEDISITLRGVTDLDQSALIL; via the coding sequence CTGCACGGTGAAGGTGGTGATGACATCATCTCCGGTGGATCCGGCGATGACATCCTGAACGGCGGGGCCGGTCATGACTGGATCTGGGGGGACGCCGGGAACGACACCCTGGACGGTGGTGCCGGGTGGGATCTTCTGGAAGGCGGAGCCGGAGCCGATACCCTGACCGGTGGCGAAGGGCGGGATATCTTTGCCTATGATACGGCAAAAGATACCGTGGGCGATGTGATCACCGATTTTATCCGGGGTGTTGATACCCTTGACCTGTCACAGATTGGCGGCCTGGCTTTCAGCGAGGACGGGCGCCGGGCCTATGCCGTATGGACGCAGCGTGACGAACACGGAAACCTGCAGGTTCTGGGCGATATCGACGGCCAGGCAGAAACCGAGGAAATCAGCCTGACCCTGAACGGGCTGTCCGATCTGGAAGCCAGGGATGTCAATCTTGGCCTGCAGATCAAGAACGGAAGCCTGGGCAGCAAAAAAGACAGCCTAGAGCCGGTCGTGATTGCTCTGGATCCGACAACCACGGTTGTCAACGCCGATGGCAGCAATTTTGATGACCGTCTGAGCGGGGATGACCGCGACAATATCCTGCGTGGTATGGGTGGTGATGATGTCTTGGAGGGCCGTGGCGGCTGGGATACGCTGTACGGCCACACCGGAAATGACACCCTGCGTGGCGAAGGCGGCCAGGATACCTTGCACGGCGGGGACGGCAATGACCGTCTGTACGGTGGCGACGACAACGATACCCTGAACGGCCACACCGGGAATGATGTCCTTCATGGCGATGGCGGGGCGGATACCCTGAACGGCGACGGCGGGAATGATGTTCTGAACGGTGGCGAGGGAGAGGATATCCTGGACGGCGGGGACGGCGAGGATACCGCCGACTATGCGGACCGCAGCGGCCCGGTGTCGATTATTCTGCGCGATGGCCGGGACAGCAAGGCCCTGGTCAGCGGGCGGGCCGAGGATACGCTGCGCAACATCGAGAACATCACCGGCGGGTCTGCCGGCGACCATCTGACCGGAAACAAGGGTGCCAACATCCTCAAGGGCGGGGACGGCGATGACCGTCTGCTTGGCAAGGGCGGCGACGATATCCTAGAGGGCGGTTACGGCAAGGACGTGATCGACGGTGGGGACGGCATTGATACCGTCGATTATTCGTGGTGCCCCGGCTCGCTGGAGATCACCCTGGCCGGCGCAAAGACAGCGACGGTTCTGGTCGACGGCGAGGAAGAAGATACCCTGCGCAACATCGAAAATATTATCGGCGGGTTTGGTGACGATATCCTGACCGGTGACGACAAAGCCAACGTCCTGACCGGTGGTGAGGGCAACGACACCCTGACCGGCGGCGGCGGTGCCGACCGGTTTGTCTATACGCTGGACTCTTTCGGTGATGACGTGATCCTGGACTTTGACGCCGCCGGGGGTGACCGCATCGACCTTGGCATGAAAACAACCAAGGGCACCGGCCTGACCTGGAACGAAGGCGGCCCGCAGGCGTGGGCGGTATGGATGGAGAAAGGCGACGACGGCGTGGTCCTGTATGCCGACCTTGACGGCAATCCGGCCACCGAAGACATCAGCATCACCCTGCGCGGGGTCACCGATCTTGACCAGAGCGCCCTGATCCTCTGA
- a CDS encoding calcium-binding protein, translated as MTTTKKTMTYYRSYHDWLHGTEADDILTAGDGDDHLDGWGGNDTLNGGGGNDWLYGGAGNDILDGGDGRDRAVYYDKEVPVKVTLRGAEDATVYVDGVAEDTLRNIEEIRGGSGNDVLIGDAENNTLSGWSGDDILDGGDGGDYLLGWAGNDTIYGGGGDDGLHGHDGDDRLYGGAGNDRLDGFDGNDLLVGGDGDDHLDGWSGNDTLDGGSGADWAYLSNKNAPVTITLRGEEDVTVYVGGIAEDTLRNIENLWTGNGDDVLIGDAENNKLWGNDGNDILDGGSGNDTLDGGRGADLLRGGDGADLFHFLVDLPGHDVILDFDAAAGDRLSIGSIDGRIRKLTWSPDGPREGSVWMEKSDNDVVLYADVDGSLATNNFSVTLRGVTDFGPDGLIL; from the coding sequence ATGACAACAACAAAGAAAACCATGACTTATTATAGGTCATATCACGATTGGCTGCATGGGACTGAGGCGGATGACATTCTAACCGCTGGGGATGGTGATGACCACTTGGATGGCTGGGGGGGCAATGACACCCTCAATGGTGGGGGTGGTAATGACTGGCTGTATGGTGGGGCCGGTAATGACATTCTGGATGGTGGGGACGGGCGCGACAGAGCTGTTTACTATGATAAGGAAGTCCCGGTGAAGGTGACGCTGCGCGGTGCGGAGGATGCCACGGTCTATGTGGATGGTGTGGCCGAGGACACGTTGCGCAATATCGAGGAAATTCGGGGTGGATCCGGTAATGATGTGCTGATTGGCGATGCAGAAAATAATACCCTGTCTGGCTGGTCTGGCGATGATATCCTGGACGGTGGGGATGGGGGTGACTACTTGCTGGGTTGGGCTGGCAACGATACCATTTACGGGGGTGGAGGCGATGATGGTCTGCATGGCCATGATGGCGATGACCGTCTGTATGGCGGGGCTGGTAATGACCGCCTCGATGGCTTTGACGGCAATGACCTCTTGGTCGGAGGAGATGGCGATGACCACCTGGATGGATGGAGTGGGAACGACACCTTGGATGGTGGATCCGGGGCGGATTGGGCCTATCTTAGTAACAAAAACGCCCCGGTAACGATAACGTTGCGCGGAGAAGAGGACGTCACAGTCTATGTAGGTGGTATTGCCGAGGATACCCTGCGCAACATCGAAAATCTGTGGACCGGCAACGGTGACGATGTACTGATTGGCGATGCAGAGAATAACAAATTGTGGGGCAATGACGGCAACGACATCTTGGATGGTGGTTCTGGCAACGACACCTTGGATGGTGGACGTGGCGCAGACCTTCTAAGAGGTGGTGATGGTGCCGATCTATTTCATTTCCTGGTAGATTTGCCTGGTCATGACGTGATTCTGGATTTTGACGCCGCTGCAGGTGATCGTCTCTCTATTGGCAGTATAGATGGTAGAATCAGGAAGTTGACTTGGAGCCCCGATGGGCCGCGAGAAGGGTCGGTGTGGATGGAAAAAAGCGATAATGATGTCGTTCTGTATGCCGATGTAGACGGGAGCTTGGCCACCAACAATTTCAGTGTCACCCTGCGCGGGGTCACCGATTTTGGGCCTGACGGCCTGATCCTCTGA
- a CDS encoding calcium-binding protein, producing MTDFTNTPGQKDTFVGTDNWDSVSYSNTDKPVQVTLRAAEYVDQARETALIKHLVFNHDSYGPPPDFSNLKPYMVRVARDVTVYVGGVAEDTLRDIESVTGGSGHDTLDGGDGNDTLDGGAGNDTLKGSAGNDRLYGGAGNDSLTGGTGNDTLDGGAGDDVADYGDKSAPVKVTLRGAEDATVYVNGVAEDTLRNIENVDGGYGNDELTGDANDNRLDGGAGDDTLSGGAGNDILSGGDGVDCLSGDDGEDTLKGGAGDDLLHGYAGADTLLGEDGDDRLYGGAGTDTLDGGTGDDTIKGGDGNDTLRGGEGNDTLKGDAGDDTLTGGAGADRFVFASAAETVGDVITDFKAGEDRIDLSGAGDLVFSEDGAHERALWTVVEGENLRLLGDTDGHVDSADINMLLQGVTSVGADAFGFQAALRSGVLDSGNQTGPVTLDLSSHPAIQKARGGAGDDRITGNARDNHLQGGTGADVLVGGAGSDVLDGGAGADTLTGGSGADRFVFASAAETVGDVITDFEAGEDRIDLSGAGDLVFSEDGPRAGALWTVAEGENLRLRGDTDGDATTAEVDILLSQASHLGAADVGATVVARGTTLDATSATAAVTLDLAAFAGTDTAIGGAGDDTILGTEGDDTLSGGAGDDTLTGDEGHDVLTGGAGHDELTGGDGDDTLTGGADGDRLTGGAGADRFVYTTAAETRGDVITDFTVGEDRIDLSAVGDFVFSVEGPRARSLWTARDENGLHLRGDTDGDAKTAEVDLTLSGVESLKSFDLGLMPVWGNALDVSTSEVGVTADMRRHADIASMTGGRGDDVFTGTSGKNALFGQDGNDTLDGHEGDDSLYGGAGADRLTGGAGHDRFVYTTAAETRGDVITDFKAGEDRIDLSAVGEFAFSEGGPRARSLWLRRGEDGSMRLLGDTDGNADTAEVDLHLGVVESLTTHDLGVTTRIAGDMIDAGLATDSVELHVTDWTGVRKARGGAGADVLTGNDRNNHLYGQGGDDRLYGRDMDDHLDGGDGDDRLYGEGGDDTLEGEAGNDTLEGGDGNDNLKGGSGDDLLQGEKGNDVLEGGTGHDTLEGGAGSDALDGGDGDDVLRGGEGADTLTGGAGSDRFVYNTVSETTGDRITDFTSGEDRLDMSALGAFTFSKEGPRGRRPRQP from the coding sequence GTGACAGACTTCACCAACACCCCGGGCCAGAAAGACACCTTTGTCGGGACCGATAACTGGGACAGCGTGTCTTATTCAAACACCGACAAGCCGGTGCAGGTAACGCTGCGGGCTGCGGAGTATGTGGACCAAGCCCGCGAAACCGCCCTAATAAAACACCTTGTTTTTAATCATGATAGTTATGGACCTCCCCCTGACTTTTCGAACCTGAAGCCTTACATGGTGCGGGTTGCGAGGGATGTCACGGTCTATGTGGGTGGTGTGGCCGAGGACACCCTGCGCGACATCGAGAGTGTGACCGGCGGGTCCGGGCACGACACCCTGGACGGCGGTGACGGGAACGACACCCTGGACGGCGGTGCCGGGAACGACACACTGAAGGGCAGTGCCGGGAACGACCGACTGTACGGCGGTGCCGGGAACGACAGCCTGACCGGCGGTACCGGGAATGACACCCTGGACGGCGGTGCCGGTGATGATGTGGCCGATTACGGTGACAAGAGCGCCCCGGTGAAGGTGACGCTGCGCGGTGCGGAGGATGCCACGGTCTATGTAAACGGCGTGGCCGAGGACACCCTGCGCAACATCGAGAATGTGGACGGCGGTTACGGGAATGACGAACTGACCGGCGATGCTAACGACAACCGCCTTGACGGGGGTGCGGGTGACGACACCCTGTCTGGCGGTGCCGGGAACGATATCCTGTCCGGTGGTGACGGTGTGGACTGCCTGTCCGGTGATGACGGCGAGGACACGCTGAAGGGCGGTGCCGGGGATGACCTGCTGCACGGGTACGCCGGGGCTGACACCCTGCTGGGCGAGGACGGTGACGACCGGCTGTATGGCGGTGCTGGCACGGATACTCTGGACGGCGGAACCGGCGATGACACCATCAAGGGCGGGGACGGCAACGATACCCTGCGCGGGGGTGAAGGTAATGACACGCTGAAAGGTGATGCCGGCGATGACACCCTGACCGGCGGCGCGGGCGCGGACCGGTTTGTATTTGCCTCTGCGGCGGAGACGGTGGGCGATGTGATCACCGACTTCAAGGCCGGGGAAGACCGGATCGACCTGTCCGGCGCCGGGGATTTAGTGTTCAGCGAAGACGGTGCCCACGAACGGGCGCTGTGGACGGTTGTTGAGGGGGAAAACCTGCGTCTTCTGGGCGACACCGACGGCCATGTGGACAGCGCGGACATCAACATGCTGCTGCAGGGCGTAACGTCTGTGGGGGCCGATGCGTTCGGCTTCCAGGCGGCGCTGCGGTCCGGGGTTCTGGACAGCGGGAACCAGACCGGTCCGGTGACGCTGGACCTGTCCAGCCATCCGGCAATCCAGAAAGCCCGTGGTGGTGCGGGCGATGACCGGATCACCGGCAATGCCCGCGACAACCATCTGCAGGGCGGAACCGGCGCCGATGTTCTGGTCGGCGGAGCTGGATCCGATGTTCTGGACGGCGGGGCTGGCGCGGACACCCTGACCGGCGGATCGGGCGCGGACCGGTTTGTGTTTGCCTCTGCGGCGGAAACGGTGGGCGACGTGATCACCGATTTCGAGGCTGGGGAAGACCGGATCGACCTGTCCGGTGCCGGGGATTTGGTGTTCAGCGAGGACGGCCCGCGGGCCGGTGCGCTGTGGACGGTTGCAGAAGGTGAAAACCTGCGCCTGCGCGGGGATACCGACGGTGATGCCACAACAGCCGAGGTGGACATCCTGTTGTCACAGGCCAGTCACCTGGGTGCCGCTGATGTCGGAGCCACGGTTGTGGCCCGGGGAACCACCTTGGATGCGACCTCGGCGACCGCAGCCGTGACCCTGGATCTGGCCGCTTTTGCCGGGACCGATACCGCCATCGGCGGTGCCGGAGACGACACCATCCTTGGAACAGAAGGCGACGATACCCTGAGTGGCGGTGCGGGCGATGATACCCTGACAGGTGATGAGGGTCATGATGTCCTGACCGGTGGTGCAGGCCATGACGAACTGACCGGCGGGGACGGCGATGACACCCTGACCGGCGGTGCAGACGGCGACCGACTGACCGGTGGAGCCGGGGCGGACCGGTTTGTGTACACCACGGCGGCAGAAACCCGGGGCGATGTGATTACCGACTTTACGGTGGGTGAGGACCGGATCGACCTGTCGGCTGTCGGGGATTTTGTGTTCAGCGTTGAAGGGCCCCGGGCCCGTTCACTGTGGACGGCACGGGATGAAAACGGCCTGCACCTGCGCGGGGATACCGACGGTGATGCCAAAACAGCCGAGGTGGACCTGACCCTGAGCGGGGTGGAAAGCCTGAAATCCTTTGATCTTGGCCTGATGCCGGTCTGGGGCAATGCCCTGGATGTCAGCACATCGGAGGTCGGGGTGACCGCCGACATGCGCCGGCATGCCGATATTGCCAGCATGACCGGTGGGCGGGGCGATGATGTGTTCACCGGAACCTCCGGCAAGAACGCCCTGTTCGGCCAGGACGGCAACGATACTCTTGATGGCCACGAAGGCGATGACAGCCTGTATGGCGGCGCGGGTGCCGACAGACTGACCGGTGGTGCCGGCCATGACCGGTTTGTGTACACCACGGCGGCAGAAACCCGGGGCGATGTGATCACCGATTTCAAGGCCGGGGAGGACCGGATCGACCTGTCGGCGGTGGGTGAGTTTGCCTTCAGCGAGGGGGGCCCGCGGGCTCGTTCCTTGTGGTTGCGTCGCGGCGAAGATGGATCTATGCGCCTGCTGGGTGATACCGATGGCAATGCTGACACGGCAGAGGTTGACCTGCACCTGGGCGTGGTCGAGAGTCTCACCACCCATGACCTTGGGGTTACTACCCGTATTGCCGGGGACATGATTGACGCCGGTCTGGCCACAGATTCGGTCGAGCTGCATGTGACCGACTGGACCGGGGTCCGGAAAGCCCGGGGCGGTGCCGGGGCTGATGTCCTGACCGGGAATGACCGCAACAACCACCTGTATGGCCAGGGCGGCGACGACCGCCTGTATGGTCGTGACATGGACGATCACCTTGACGGCGGTGACGGAGACGATCGTCTGTATGGTGAAGGCGGCGACGATACCCTGGAAGGCGAGGCCGGGAACGACACGCTGGAAGGCGGTGACGGCAACGACAACCTAAAGGGTGGATCCGGCGACGACCTGCTGCAGGGCGAAAAAGGCAACGATGTCCTGGAGGGTGGAACCGGCCATGACACGCTGGAAGGCGGTGCCGGGTCCGATGCCCTGGACGGAGGCGACGGGGATGATGTCCTGCGTGGTGGCGAGGGTGCGGATACCCTGACGGGCGGTGCCGGTTCTGACCGCTTTGTTTATAACACGGTGTCGGAAACTACGGGTGACCGGATCACCGATTTCACCTCTGGCGAGGACCGCCTGGATATGTCTGCCCTGGGAGCCTTTACGTTCAGCAAGGAAGGCCCGCGCGGGAGAAGGCCTAGACAGCCCTGA
- the cas9 gene encoding type II CRISPR RNA-guided endonuclease Cas9 (Cas9, originally named Csn1, is the large, multifunctional signature protein of type II CRISPR/Cas systems. It is well known even to general audiences because its RNA-guided endonuclease activity has made it a popular tool for custom editing of eukaryotic genomes.): MLRLGLDIGSTSIGWFLYRITNGMIAEIIDCGVRLFSDGRDAKTGVSSAVERRNARALRRRRDRYLRRRAALMRRLAAAGLMPEDPSQAKPLELLDPYRLRADALDRRLELTELGRALFHLNQRRGFKSNRQTDRGNNEGGKIIDGSARLDQAMMAVGARTYGEFLHLRRSQAEDLRRVPSVRTRLTLRSVDGGKAETGYDFYPDRRHLEEEFNKVWAAQAAHHPVLTDSLRHEVFETIFFQRPLKAPAVGRCLFFPEPRLPRAHPLTQRRVLYETVNALRIRTESGAAVPLGKEQRDKVIMLLDGKAPVKAIASAKLSLKAIAKHLKLRDGQTFTLEKGRDYIACDPVRASLSHPDRFGPRWSVLEAEVQAEIVGRIRDDDDTMALVEWLKQVHGLDDAHARATADAPLPEGYGRLGETATRKLLDCLKAEVLTYSEAVGKALDQHHSDRRTGEILESLPYYGEVLQAHVIPGTGEPHHDDITRFGRITNPTVHIGLNQLRRLVNRIIARYGKPAEIVVELARDLKQSTGQKKAAIALNLKNRKAAEARSALLTEWGVPDTGANRMYVRLWQELHEDPMMRRCPYTGTIISPSLLFSGAIDIDHILPYSRTLDDSTANRTLCMKEANRQKRNKSPSEARRDGMRIWALEDDNLRHIPEFKRWRFAEDAMARFEGERDFEARALVDTQYLSRISKAYLETLYDGADGKSHVWVVPGRLTEMLRRHWGLNGILTDPLRDVTKEKNRMDHRHHAIDAAVVAATDRGLIKAMAEQARTDVDQGREALASSIMPPWPGFREAVAAQVDRIIVSHRPDHGRIDLTTRMKGRDQTTGPLHRDTAYGLTGQSEKGVPLVVTREPFDNLTPTMIGKIRDEPLKAALAAVTAGKKDDAFAEALAHFRDRPGPYHGIRRVRLIEPISVVEIRDASGRAYKGYKGNSNHCFEVWRLPGGAITEHIVSTFDAHQPGPEPRPHPAAKRLLRLFKSDMVKLDDSKFGPVIATVVMFDRNGKISLVPHTASNARKRCEKYKEDLYLRFTARTLIEAGARRIIVDETGHFRDPGRKG; this comes from the coding sequence ATGCTTCGTCTTGGGCTCGACATCGGTTCCACATCCATCGGCTGGTTTCTCTATCGCATAACCAACGGCATGATTGCCGAGATTATAGATTGTGGCGTGAGACTTTTCTCGGATGGCCGGGACGCGAAGACAGGCGTTTCGTCAGCCGTGGAGCGTCGCAATGCGCGCGCGTTGCGGCGACGGCGTGACCGATATTTGCGCCGTCGTGCAGCGTTGATGAGGCGCCTTGCGGCGGCCGGTTTGATGCCGGAAGACCCAAGTCAGGCGAAGCCGTTGGAGTTACTGGATCCCTATCGTCTGCGGGCCGATGCCCTGGATCGCCGATTGGAACTTACCGAACTCGGGCGGGCGTTGTTCCATCTTAACCAACGGCGGGGCTTCAAGTCGAACCGCCAAACGGACCGTGGCAACAACGAGGGCGGCAAGATCATCGATGGTTCTGCACGGCTGGATCAGGCGATGATGGCCGTCGGAGCGCGGACCTATGGCGAATTCCTGCACCTGCGTCGCAGCCAAGCCGAAGATCTGCGCCGTGTGCCGTCTGTTCGCACGCGGCTTACCTTGCGGTCCGTTGACGGTGGAAAAGCAGAAACGGGGTATGACTTCTACCCGGACCGGCGACACCTGGAGGAAGAGTTCAACAAGGTCTGGGCTGCGCAGGCCGCACATCACCCGGTGCTGACAGATAGCCTGCGCCATGAAGTGTTTGAGACAATCTTCTTTCAGCGTCCCCTGAAAGCACCAGCGGTGGGACGGTGTCTGTTCTTCCCGGAACCGCGCCTGCCAAGGGCTCATCCGCTGACACAGCGGCGTGTTCTTTATGAAACAGTCAATGCGCTGCGGATCAGGACCGAAAGCGGGGCCGCTGTTCCCCTCGGCAAGGAGCAGCGTGATAAAGTCATCATGCTTCTGGACGGCAAGGCACCGGTCAAGGCCATAGCCTCCGCGAAACTGTCGCTGAAGGCTATCGCAAAACATCTCAAGTTGCGTGACGGGCAGACCTTTACCTTGGAGAAGGGGCGCGATTACATCGCCTGCGATCCGGTCCGGGCGAGCCTGTCGCACCCCGACCGCTTCGGCCCGCGCTGGTCGGTGCTTGAGGCTGAGGTGCAGGCCGAAATCGTCGGGCGTATTCGTGATGATGATGATACCATGGCTCTGGTTGAGTGGCTGAAGCAGGTCCACGGCCTGGACGATGCGCATGCACGCGCAACGGCTGATGCCCCCCTGCCCGAAGGCTATGGTCGCCTTGGCGAGACAGCAACGCGGAAGCTGTTGGACTGCTTGAAAGCCGAGGTCCTGACCTATAGCGAGGCGGTGGGGAAGGCGCTCGATCAACACCACTCCGACCGCCGGACGGGCGAGATTCTGGAATCACTTCCCTATTATGGTGAAGTGCTGCAGGCTCATGTTATCCCGGGGACCGGTGAGCCGCATCATGACGATATCACACGTTTTGGACGGATCACCAACCCGACGGTTCACATCGGGCTGAACCAGCTGCGCCGCCTGGTGAACAGGATCATCGCCCGCTATGGTAAACCAGCAGAGATCGTGGTCGAACTGGCTCGCGACCTGAAGCAAAGCACCGGCCAGAAAAAGGCGGCCATAGCCCTGAATCTCAAGAACAGAAAGGCCGCCGAAGCACGGTCTGCTCTCCTGACCGAATGGGGTGTTCCGGATACGGGTGCGAACCGCATGTATGTTCGTCTTTGGCAGGAACTCCACGAAGATCCGATGATGCGGCGTTGCCCTTATACCGGGACCATCATTTCACCCTCTTTGCTCTTCTCGGGCGCGATCGACATCGATCACATCCTGCCCTATTCCCGTACACTTGACGACAGCACGGCCAACCGCACCCTGTGCATGAAGGAAGCCAATCGCCAGAAGCGCAACAAATCGCCATCAGAAGCCCGGCGGGACGGGATGCGGATCTGGGCGCTTGAAGACGACAATCTGCGCCATATTCCTGAATTCAAGCGCTGGCGCTTTGCCGAAGATGCGATGGCACGGTTTGAGGGCGAGCGGGATTTCGAGGCGCGGGCGCTGGTGGATACCCAGTACCTTTCGCGAATATCCAAGGCCTATCTTGAAACGCTCTATGACGGTGCAGATGGCAAGAGCCATGTCTGGGTCGTTCCAGGGCGGCTGACAGAGATGCTGCGCCGGCACTGGGGTCTGAACGGGATTCTTACGGACCCGCTGCGTGATGTCACAAAAGAGAAGAACCGGATGGACCACCGTCACCACGCCATTGATGCGGCTGTGGTGGCGGCAACAGACCGTGGCCTGATCAAGGCGATGGCCGAGCAGGCGCGTACAGATGTCGATCAGGGCCGTGAGGCACTGGCCTCATCCATCATGCCCCCGTGGCCCGGGTTCCGTGAAGCGGTTGCGGCACAAGTCGACCGTATCATTGTCAGCCACCGCCCCGATCATGGCCGGATCGACCTCACGACCCGCATGAAAGGGCGCGACCAGACAACCGGCCCCTTGCACCGCGACACGGCCTATGGCCTGACCGGGCAATCCGAGAAGGGTGTTCCGCTTGTGGTTACCCGCGAGCCCTTCGACAACCTGACCCCCACCATGATCGGCAAGATCAGGGACGAACCGTTGAAGGCAGCCCTTGCGGCCGTGACCGCCGGCAAGAAGGATGATGCGTTTGCCGAAGCGCTGGCACACTTCCGCGACAGGCCTGGCCCTTACCACGGGATCCGCCGCGTCCGGTTGATCGAGCCGATCAGCGTAGTCGAAATACGGGATGCATCCGGTCGGGCTTACAAAGGCTATAAAGGCAATTCCAACCATTGCTTTGAGGTCTGGAGGTTACCCGGAGGAGCCATCACCGAACATATTGTCAGCACCTTCGATGCCCACCAACCTGGCCCTGAGCCACGCCCACATCCGGCGGCCAAGCGGCTTTTGCGTTTGTTCAAGTCCGACATGGTAAAGCTGGATGACAGCAAGTTTGGTCCGGTTATTGCTACCGTTGTGATGTTCGACCGTAACGGTAAGATTTCCTTGGTGCCGCACACGGCATCCAATGCAAGGAAGCGCTGTGAGAAATATAAAGAAGACCTTTATCTGCGTTTCACTGCCCGCACCCTGATCGAGGCGGGTGCCCGTCGCATTATTGTGGATGAAACAGGTCATTTCCGTGATCCTGGCAGAAAAGGGTAA